CAGCACCGATGGCCGCCGCGCGACCGTCGCATTCTCTGATGACTGGCGCGAAGATGCGGCGCGGCGCGATTTCACCTTTAACGCGCTTTATACCGAAGCGGAAACCGGCAAGGTGCACGACTATTTTGGCGGTATGGACGACCTTAAGGCAGGTCGTCTGGTCTTTATCGGCAATGCCAGCGACCGCATCAAAGAGGATTACCTAAGAATATTGCGCCTATTCCGCTTCTATGCGCGCTTTGGGGGCGAGCCGCTGGATCCAGACCTGTTAGACCTGTGCCGGGAAATGGGGCCGTCACTGAAGGGACTATCGCGCGAACGGATATCCAGCGAGTTGCTGCGCTTGCTGGTGGCCGATGCACCCCTCGAAGCCATGCAGGCGATGGCGCAGGCGGACCTCTGGCAACACATTCTACCAGAAATGTCCGTTGGCGGATTTGCTCTCTTCCAAAGGCTACTAAACCGCGCCTCAGAGCATGGCGTCACGGCACATGGCATGACCCGGCTTGCCGCCTTGCTGCCATTGGAACGTAAGACGATGGATCGGGTAGCGGCGAGATTGCGGCTATCCAATGCTGATCGCGACAAGCTCAGGCAACTCACTGCCCTTTCTCAAGAGGATTGGTCATCTTTCAAAAAGCTTAGCTATCGTTTTGGCTGCAATGGCGTGATGCAGGCGGCTTTGCTGATTGGCGATGATGAGAATTATGAATCTGTCATCGCCGGACTGCGCAACTGGATCCCTCCTAAATTCCCTATTGCTGGTCGCGATTTACTGGCGCTGGGCCTCGCATCCGGACCCGAAGTCGGCAAAACTCTGAGGGCGTTGGAGGAACGCTGGATTGCTCTGGATTTTCCTGAAACAGATGACCCGGAAGCCTTTATTCGCGCAAACTTGCCATAGTCCGCCGCGCAATCTCAAGCGCGCCGCTGCAGAAAGAACTCTAATGCATCAGCGGCGCTCATCGGGCGCGAATAGTAATAACCCTGACCATGAGAGCAGCCCAAGGCCGCAAGTGTATTGGCAAGCTCAACGGTTTCAATACCTTCTGCCGTCGTTTTCATCCCCAGTGCATTGGCGAGTGACAGAACAGCGCGCACAATTGAGACGCTGTCGCGGTCTTGCATCATCCCGGTAACAAAGCTGCGATCGATCTTCAAAATATCGATGGGCAGTTTTTGCAGAAAGGCAAGATTGGAATAGCCAGTACCGAAATCGTCCATGGCGAGGCAGGTATCAAGCGCTTTGAGCGCATGCATTGCTCTGGCCGAGCGATCAGGGTCGCTTAAAATCGCGCTTTCGGTCAATTCGAGCGTAAGACGATTACCAGCGATACCCGATTCTTCCAGCACCTCGCGGACCGATTGCGCAACATCATCCCGGGCAAACTGAACCGCAGAAAGGTTGATATTCATGCCAATGGGCAATGTCTGGCCAGTAATTTCATCCCAGTCTTTAAGGCATTTGACCGCCCTTGAGAGGGCCCAGCGTCCGAGCGGCACGATCAAACCACACTCTTCCGCCACCGGGATAAAATCCGCAGGATCAATCGGCCCGCGTTCCGGATGGTTCCAGCGGGCCAAGGCCTCAAACCCAACCACAGCGCCATCACCCAGGTCAATCAGCGGTTGATATGCAACCGACAAGCCATCATTCTCGATCGCATGGCGCAGATCGGTCTCCAGGCTGAAACGTAAGCGGAAACTTTCGAGCACCTCCTTGCGATAAAGCTCGACCTTGTTGCTGCGCTTGGCCTGTTTCAACGCAATCTGGGCCTGGCGAATGGTATCTGAAGGATCGCATTCGTCTGCTCGGCCAATGCCAATGCCAATCGCCGCATCCATATTCACCTGAAGTCCCGAAAGCGCGTAAGGTGCGTCGAACACCGACTGCAAGCGCTCGCAAATTGCTTCAAGGTCAGACGAACCCTCCGCAAGCCGGGCAAAAATCGCGAATTCGTTACCGCCGATGCGTCCCAGCAAGTCCCCTGAACGCAGACTATTCTTCAATCTGCTGGCCACGGTTACGATTAATTCATCACCCACTATCGCGCCGGCATATTCGTTGATTTGGCTGAAACGGCTGAGATCAATAGCAATGATAGCAAAGCGTTTACTCTCGTGCCCGCAGTCAGCTTGATCATTGCCTTTGGCTGATAAAATGGCATCCACTGCCTCTTCAAATCCGGTGCGATTATGCAGTCCGGTTAGACTGTCGGATAGCATCTCGCGATGCAGATTGCGCTGATTCTGTATTTCAGCAGTGCGATCAATAAAGCTGAGCAGATAGGCATTATTTTGCGCATCGTCGAACCCATTCAGCGGTGCCGCACTGATATCAATGTCACGCGGGTCGACAGGGTCAAGCCTGCGCCAGCGCTCGGATACCGCCACCTCGCCAGCTTCCAGCAAGGAAAGAAAGCGGTCAAGGCGGGAATCATCAATGATCAACTTAGGCAGATTACTGTAGCTATGCAGCCGATCCTGCAGATCTACAAAGCGCTCATTGCGGGCCAGACAGGCAAAACCGGCGCCATCGCGCCTGATAATCACAGCCGCGATCGGTAGCGATGCCACGAGGCCCGCTAGTCGATCGTCAACAGAACAGGTTGCGTCTATGGGCTTAGCCAAAGGGGGGCATGCTCGCTGCATTTCCCCGCGGCTAAAGCATAAGCGTAAAGATATATTGAAGCCCTTGCGATCAAGCGCTTAGCGGCAATTCAATCATCAAACCGGTTTTTGCGCGGAAATCCGGTTGGTGGCAATCGCCCGGCGGCACCGCGAGCAACCTTCCACAAGCCGATGTCGGTCTCGGTACGCCGGCGGCCGGTTTCACCGCCCATTGTCCAACTTAGGCCTTCTTCAAAACTGAAAGCCAAGGCATCTGAGAGACCGCCATCCTTGTAACGCTGTAATTGGACCCCCTGGCCTCTGCCCATGGTCGGCAGATCAACCAAGGCGAAGATAACAAGCTTGCGGTTCTCGCCAATAACGGCGACGCTGTCGGCATTCTCTGGAATAGCCCGAGCGACTGCTAAGCGGCTATCGCCCTTAAGGTTGACCACCTGACGGCCTTTTCGCGTTTCCGAGGTCAGTTCTGACATCTTCGCCTGAAAACCCCGGCCATTATTGGCGGCGAGCAGTATATGGCCGCTATCCGATGCCGGGAGAAGTTGCACAATGCGTGCGTCGGCATCAATATCAACCATGGAGCGCACCGGTTCCCCAAACCCCCGCGCGCCGGGCAATTTGTCCGCGCCCAGCGTGTAGAAGCGGCCATCATCCGCCACCAGCAACAACCGATCCGTCGATTGTGCATGCAGCGAAAAGGCCGGGCCGTCGCCTTCTTTGAACTTGGTAATGTCCTTAGCGGACAGGTCCGCATGGCCCTTCATCGCCTTGATCCAACCACGGTTGGAAAGGATCACCGTCACCGGCTCACGCTCGATCATTGCTTCCAGCGGAATTTCACGCGCTGGTGCGGCTTCTTCCAGACTGGTGCGCCGTTTGCCTAGCTCTGTGTCGAGTCCATAGTCCTTCTGTAATTCTTTCAGATCATTTCGGATGCGCGTGGTTTGACGCTGCTTGCTACCAAGTAGTTTTTCGAGATCATCGCGCTCTTTCTCGAGGGCATCGCCCTCGCGCCGCAGCTCCATTTCCTCCAACTTGCGCAAGCTGCGCAGCCGCATATTGAGGATCGCCTCCGCCTGCCGCTCGCTGAGGTCAAACTCCTCCATCATCACCGGGCGCGGTTCATCCTCGGTGCGGATAATCTCGATTACGCGGTCGAGGTTGAGAAAGGCGATAATATAGCCGGACAGCAGTTCCAGCCGGTCATTGATCTTGCCAAGCCGATACTCGCTGCGGCGGCGAAGAACGATAAATAGATGATCGAGCCAATGGCCTAGCAACTCGCCCAGCCCCATCACCGAAGGCGTGCGCTCGGCATCAAGCACATTCATATTGAGCGAGAAGCGGTTTTCCAGATCACTCAAGCGGAAAAGGCTGTCCATCAAGACTTCCGGATCGACGGTGCGGCTCTTCGGTTCCAGCACGATACGCAACTGCTCGTCCGATTCATCTCGAACATCAGCCAAGATCGGCAGTTTCTTATCAAGGATCAGAGTGGCGATTTGTTCAATCAGCTTGGACTTGGGCACCTGATAAGGAATTTCAGTAACCACCGCAGCCCATTGGCCACGTCCGAGATCCTCTTTATGCCAGCGCGCACGGACCCGCATCGAACCACGTCCAGTGCGATAGACTTCAGAAATGCTCTCTTTGCTATCGGGCAAAATGCCACCGGTCGGGAAGTCGGGGCCGTGGAATACTTCCATTAGCTGCTCATGCTCGACCTTGCGGTTTTCCAGCACCAGAAGCGCCGCATCGACAATTTCCGAAACATTATGCGATGGAATCGAGGTCGCCATCCCGACCGCAATCCCACTGGCACCGTTGGCGAGCAGATTGGGGAAATAGCCGGGCAATATCTCCGGCTCTTCATCCTCGCCATTATAGGTCGGGATAAAGTCAACTGTGCCGGCATTCAGACCATCCATCAGACGGATGGCGGTCGGGGTTAGCCGCGCCTCGGTGTAACGATAAGCAGCGGCATTATCGCCATCAATATTGCCGAAATTGCCCTGCCCGTCGACCAGCGGGTAACGCAACGCAAAATCCTGCGCCAGGCGCACCATGGCATCATAGACCGCCTGATCACCATGTGGGTGATATTTACCGACAACATCGCCTACAACACGGGCGCATTTTTTAAATCCACTATTGGGATCGAGCTTCAACTGGCGCATGGCCCATAACAGACGGCGGTGAACCGGCTTGAGACCATCACGCAGATCGGGCAGCGAGCGCGCGGTAATCGTCGAAAGCGCATAGACCAGATACCGCTCGGACAGCGCTTCATCAAAAGAGGTTGGTATCAGATTGGATTCCGGGTTGTCTTCCCCCGGCGCGTCGGTACTGCTCATGGATTAGGCGACTAGCAGTCTCCCCAATTATTGGCGAGCGGGACGGCTGAAAATCTGTGGATTGCATTTACCCGCTGCCTAGGGCTGCTCGATTGCAGCCACAACTTTAATTGCACCGCTTTAGTTGATCCTCTATAGCGCTCGATCTGTTTATTCCCTCTTGCGACAGGGTCAGGAACGATCATGACACGCCGCCGCCAAATCTATGAAGGCAAAGCCAAAATCCTGTATGAAGGCCCCGAACCGGGCACTATCATCCAGTATTTCAAGGACGATGCCACCGCCTTTAACGCCCAGAAAAAGGGTACGATCAACGGCAAGGGTGTGATCAATAACCGTATCAGCGAATATGTTTTCACCCGGCTGGCGCATATCGGCATCCCAACGCACTTTATCCGCCGCCTCAATATGCGTGAGCAGCTAGTACGGCAGGTCGAGATTGTCCCGATCGAGGTCATTGTCCGCAATGTCGCCGCCGGTTCCATCTGCAAGCGACTGGGTCTGGAAGAAGGCCAGCCGCTGCCCCATACGCTGATCGAATATTGCTATAAGGATGATGACCTCGGTGATCCGCTGATTGCCGAGGAGCATATCGCCTGTTTCGGCTGGGCCAGTCAGGAGGAGATGCAGGATATCTCGTCCATGGCAATCCGCATCAATGATTTTATGTCCGGCTTGTTTGCCGGGATCGGTATCCGCCTGATCGACTTCAAGCTCGAATTTGGCCGGCTCTATGATGGCGATTTCTCGCGGATCATCCTTGCCGATGAAATCAGTCCCGATGGCTGCCGCTTATGGGATCTGGCGACAAATGAGAAACTCGACAAAGACCGCTTCCGGCGTGATCTGGGTGGTGAGGTTGAAGCCTATCAGGAAGTGGCTCGCCGCCTTGGTCTGTTGCAGGAAAATGCTGAGAATGAAGTGCTGGATTTTGACAGCCACCGCAAGAAGCGCGGAAAATAGATATTCGCGCTATTGATCAATAGCCAATGTTGCAGCATGTTGCGCAGCAATATGCCATTCATTCTGCCCCCTGCATGCTCTAGCGCGCTATGAGCCTACCCGCTTTTCTTTCTATGCGCGTCAGACAATATCTGCTGGCGCTGTGCCTAATCTTGCTACCGCTGGCGGCGCAAGCAGAACCGGCACAACAAAATGCTGCGCAATATGAAGAAGCAGTTCGCAGTGCCTGGGGCTTTGATAAAAGCGATCTGGAACCCGATCCGGCGGTGCGTTTCGGGGTGTTGGAAAATGGCATGCGCTATGCCATCCGCCATAACGAATATCCCGAGGATACCGCATCAATACAACTGGTATTCGATGTCGGCTCGCTTGCTGAAACCGATGATGAACGCGGCGCGGCGCATTTTGTCGAGCATATGGCGTTCAATGGCAGCACCAATGTACCCGAAGGCGAAATGGTCAAGATATTGGAGCGCTTTGGCCTCGCCTTTGGCGCGGATACCAATGCCTATACGTCTTTTGATCGCACCGCCTATACGCTGGAGCTGCCCAATACGTCAGAAGAGCTAATCGACACTGCTCTGTTTCTGCTGCGTGAGACCGCAAGCGAAATCAGCTTCACCCCTGGCGCCGTAGATCGCGAGCGCGGCGTAGTACTGGCTGAGATGCGCACGCGCGATAGCTATGGGCTACGCAGCTTCATAGATGAGGCGGCTTTTCTGCTGCCGGATACCAAAATCGCGCGACGATTGCCCACCGGCACCCAAAAGGTTGTCGGCGGAATAACTGCGGAAGAGCTGAAGCAGTTTTACCAGCGCTACTATACACCGGCGCGCGCCATGCTGGTAATAGTGGGTAATGTCGATATCGATGCGCTCACCACCAAAGTAGAAAACAGTTTTGGCGACTGGCGTCCCCAAAAAGGCGAAGCAGCCATCGTAGATTATGGCAGCGTTGCTTTAGACCGACCGGGTGCGTCCGGTGCCTTTATCGACCCGGCCATAGGCGAAGCCGCAGCGATTGTCGCATTTGGTTCCAATCGAGAGATACCCGATACACTGCAAACTCGCCGCGAGGCACTGCTGCGCAGCATTGGCTACCGCATAATCACGCGCCGGATAGGCCGCGCAATCCGCAGTGGGGATGCGCCATTCCTCAGTGCCAGCTTTGACAGCACCGAAGTTTTCGATCGCGCCTATAAGACACAATTGACCGTTTCCGCGCGCGACGGTCAACTTCCCGAAGCCGTGGCGGCGGCGGAGAAGATCATCCGTCAAGCGTTGCAATATGGCTTTACCCAGCAGGAAACCGAAGAACAGGTCGCCAATTATCGCAATGCCATACGCAATGCGGTAAAGGGTGCCGAGACCCGCCGCAACGAGACGTTAGCCGAGCAGATTGTCGATGCCACTTACTATAAGCGGCTTGTGACCTCTCCTGAAGCGAGGCAGGCACGGTTTGAGCGGGTCGCACAGGATATTACCCCCGAACTCGTGCTGGAAGCGCTCAAAAGCGATCTGATCGATCTTGCTGATCCATTAATCCATATCACAGCCAAAAGCGGCGGTAACGCTTATGCGGAAGATGTCCGCTCCGCCTATCTGGCAAGTCGCCAACTAGCCGTCGCTCCACCAGAGCAAGGTGCCAATCAGCAATTTGCCTATACCTATTTTGGTCGAGAGGGAGAGATTGTCAGCGACTCAATAATAGAGGACCTGGGCATTCGCACCGTCCGGTTTAGCAATAATGTGCGGTTGAACATCAAGCCTACACAGTATGAGAAGGACAGAGTTCGCATCTCCTTGCGTATCGACGGCGGCGAATTGGTGAATACGATCGATAACCCGCATGGTACTGCGTTGCTGCGCGTGTTCAGCAATGGCGGTCTTGAAGCCCACTCGCTTGATGATCTGCTCACTATCTTGGCGGGCAAGTCGGTCTCGTTTAACTTCGATGCAGGCGCGGATTACTTTGGCAGCTATGTCACGACAACGACCGAAAACACCCTGTTACAGTTTCAGATTCTTGCTGCCTATCTCACTGCCCCCGGCTATCGCGACAGCGCGGTTGAAAGGTATCGCAAAGGCTTTGACAATTATTATGCCCGCATCGAAGCCACGCCCGATGCAGCGCTGGGAACACATATTGGCGAGATTATCTCTGATGGAGACCCGCGGTTCACTTTGGCGCCACAGGATGAACTGGAAGCGCTGGATTTTAATGACCTGCGCCAGATTGTCAGTGAGCCCTTTACCCGCGCGCCACTGGAAATTGGCGTTGTCGGCGATATTGACCCGGATGTGATTATTGCCGACGTAGCGAAGACCTTCGGCGCGCTGCCGGCGCGCGAAAGCAATAGCAGAGAATATGCCGATCAACGCCAACGCAGTTTCACCGCTAACCGGTCCACTCGCTATATCGCCCATGATGGCGAGCCGCATCAGGCTATATTGCGCTACTACTGGCCCACCGCAGATGATTCCGATTTTGCGTCGACAATCCGCTCGTCACTTCTCGCCAAAGTGCTGCAATTGCGTCTGACCGATATCTTGCGCGAGGAATTGGGCTCCAGCTACTCGCCCAGTGCCTCGTCATTCATGTCTTCAGTCTATGATGACTTTGGTTATCTTACATTCGGCAGCGCAGTGGACTTTAACGATCGCGCCAAAGTGCGCGAAACCATGCGCGATATTGTGGCAGAGATCATTGCTTCTCCCGCTACCGAAGACGAGCTGCTGCGCGCGCGCAAACCGATATTGGAACGGCTGAAACAGCGCGAAACCAGCAACAGTTCTTGGATCGCCATCGTTGATGAAGCGCAGACCGACAAGGAAGCCTTGCAGCGTTACCGGATATTGCCTGAGGTTATTGCGCAGGTGACTGTCGATGATCTGCAACAAGAAGCCCGCAAATGGTTGTCGCAGGAACCGCTGGTCGTCGAGGTTATACATCGGCAGGAATATGCCCGTATCATCGGAACCTCACCTGCCGCGACCGACGCGGACTAGAGTGAGGGGGGAAAGCCGCTCAACCGCGGGTGCGATAACCGCTGATAATACCGAAGATAAACGAGAGAAACAGCGCCAATTGCACTTTTCCATCCGGATCGCGCCAACCGATTACCTCATGCCCCAAGGCAAACATGGCGATAAACATGATTATGGCCAGACCTGCGCTCATCGCTACAACCCCTTATTGTTATGCGACCAGTATATGCACGATATTGTATGTTTGGCTGGTTAAGAGATCGTTATCATGTTCATCTCTGTTAACGATCCCTTGCAGAGCAGAGCGGTCAAGGCTAGCGCATCGGATAGCAATTATAACCTTTTGCCATGCTGCCGCAGCTTCCGTTAAGAAAGAGGTCAGAGCAATGAAAATCCGAGTTCATGTGACACTCAAGCCCGGTGTTCTTGATCCGCAAGGGCGCGCGACACATCACACGCTGGAAAATATGGGCTTTGATGGCATCGAAGATGTTCGTTGCGGGCGGATGATCGATCTTGAGGTCGCGCCGACCGTTACCGATGAGCAAATCTGCGATATGTGCCGCAAATTGCTGGCAAATACGGTGATCGAGAATTTTGAAATCGTTCGCCTTGATGCAGAAACCGAAGCAGCATGAAAACCGCCGTCATCCGATTCCCGGGATCTAATTGTGATCGCGATATTCAGGTCGCTTTGCGGCAATTGACCGGACACGAGCCAACCATCATCTGGCACAGCGAAACCACCATCAGCGATGACATTGATTTTATCGCGATACCGGGCGGCTTTTCTTATGGCGACTATCTTCGTTCAGGCGCATTGGCCGGGCGCTCGGCAATTATGAAGGACATTGTCCGTGCCGCCGAGCGGGGCGTGCCGATCATCGGCATCTGCAACGGCTTTCAGATTCTTACTGAAACGCGCCTTTTGCCGGGTGCATTGATACGCAATAGCGGGCTTGATTTTGTCTGCCGCAATGTCTTGCTCACAGCCAATCCGTCTGCATCACCGATGTTGGCCGCATTGAGCGCGCAGACCAGTTATTCCATCCCGGTTGCGCATCATGATGGCAATTACTTCGCCGATGATGAGACGCTCGATATGCTTGAAGGCGAAGGCAAAATCGCCTTTCGCTATCAGGACAATCCCAATGGATCGATGCGCAATATTGCCGGCGTGGTGAATGCCCGCGGCAATGTTCTGGGCATGATGCCGCATCCCGAACGTGCGGTTGATCCGGCCTGCGGCGGGACTCATGGTGCAACACTCCTCAACTCCATGCTGAACGCCGTGATGGCAACTGCATGACCTTAAGCTCTAGGCGCTTTTCCGCTGCTGTAGTGTAAAGAGCTGAGACGCCTCATCGGCAGGCATTGGACGGCCATAATAATAGCCCTGTATCTTCTTGCAGCCTAAATCTGTTAACCGGCGCGCCTCGGCTTCATCCTCCACGCCTTCTGCCGTCGTGGACATGCCCAGGCTATCCGCCAACGCGACCACGGCACGGACAATAGCCAAACTTTCGGGAACATCGCGTGCAGCGCCCTGCACGAAACTGCGGTCAATTTTGATATTGGTGAAGCGGGTTTTCCGAAGATAGCCAAGTGAGGAATAGCCGGTACCAAAATCATCGAGAGACAAACCAACACCGAGCGACAAAATCTTGTCGAGAACATCAATCGCCATAGTGCCTTCATGCAGGAAGATACTCTCGGTCACTTCAATATCCAGTCGCTGTGGTGGCAATCCCGATGACGACAATGCCTCAATCAATATTGTCATAAAATTGGGATCACTAAGCTGTCCAGCGGAGACATTGACTGAGAGCTTGGTATCAACCGGCCAGTTCATTGCCTCCTTACAGGCGTTTTCCAGAACCCACCGGCCTATAGGGACAATCAGCCTGGCATCTTCCGCCAAGGGGATGAATTTGGCGGGCGAGACATGTCCCAATTCAGGGTTATGCCAGCGTAACAACACCTCAAAGCCGCAGATTTCTTCTCTTTCGGCGCGCACAATTGGCTGGAAATTCAAGGTGAACTCGTCATTCGCTAACGCCTTGCGAAGAGCAATCTCCATAATGCGGCGCTCTTCTGCATGCATGTGCAGCTTGGGCTCATAGCCATGATGCTTGTTGCCACCTTCATCTTTAGATCGGTAAAGTGCTAGATCGGCATTTCGGACCAACATCTCCACCGTACGACCATCCCGCGGAGCGATAGCGGAGCCGATGCTGGCGCCGACAAACACGGTATGCTGGTCCACTTCATAGGGCCCCGATAACGCTTCAATGATCTTCTGGGAGAGATTCTGAATGTAACTGGTATCGGGAACCTCTTTGATCAGCACCGCGAATTCGTCGCCGCCGAGACGACCGCACATCTCATTCTTGGTCATTAGCGCGTTGAGACGCTGTGATACCTGTGCCAGCAAACGGTCACCAACAAGGTGGCCCAGCGTGTCATTCACCGTTTTGAAGCGATCAAGGTCAATCATCAAGAACGCGCTGCGTTGACGCCATTTCTCTGAATCCCGCATCGCCTTGTCGGTTGCTTCGGTAATGTGCAGCCTGTTCGGCAGCCCAGTCAGGGTGTCATAACGGGCCATATGGGCAATTTTCTCCGCCGACTCCCGCTGCTCGGTAACGTCGGAACCAACGCCCCGGAACCCTAGAAAAACGCCGTTATCATCCAGTTTTGGCGATGCTGACAACTCCCACCAACGGATCTTTTCGCCAATGTGCACTCGCACCATAAGGTTGCTAAAACTCTCTCTTCGTTTCAGCTTCTCTGCAAGATCATGTAGGCTGGAGTGGAATTTGCCCGTTTCCCATGATGTGCCAGCAATCAGTTCCAGAAGAGAGTGGCCCTCAACCTCATCAACGGTGCGGCCCAGCGCATAGGCAAAGCGCGGACTTACGTGACTTACACGCCGCGAAGGATCAATCTGCCAGAGCCAATCAGCGCCGCTCTCCTCAAACTCGCGCAGCAGAAGGCTAACCACTTCTGACTTTTCATTCAGTCCATGGACAGAGAGGCGGTAACTCAGATAATCGCGAGCTGTTTCCAGGCAGGCAGCAATCAGAATGAACATTAGGCATATTGCCGCTGAAGCCATCACAAACTGGTTGGTGAGAATAAAGGAAAAAGTGCTGGCAACGCCAACGATCATCGCAAACAATACCGCACCCAATGGCATGGTAGACAGGATCATAGAGGAACCGACCATCAAAGCAGCGATGATCGTCCAGGTCGCACTATGCTGATCCACGGTGCCATATTGGCTGAACAGCAGGATAGGAACCGACCAAGACAAGCCGGATATGACGCCTCCGGCGGCAATGCCTTTGGCTGCGCCACTGCTAATTTCAAAGTTATTGCGACCACCTTTGCGCTGCCGGGCACGCGTAACCAGCGCATTGCCGATAATCGCAAGCAAGCTACCAACCACCCAGGAGGCGAGAAGCGCCATCGGAACCGCAAGATAATGGATTTGTGCAACGAGTATGATCCCGAGCACATTGGCGATAACACGCATAAAACCAATATGGGAGAAGCGTTCAAACTGAATCGCACGTATCTTATCCCAGTCAAAACCTTCTGGTTTCGACAGGCCCAAAATGCCCAATAAGGGCAATGGCTTTCCATCCTCAGGTGTTAACAGCGTTTCAGTCACCCAAGGGTCTTAGCTAAACTATGTTATCGAAAAGTAAGCGGATGTGAAAAAACCGGCAGCCGAGGCTTCGCTTCCCTCATGAGCGATATTGTCAGTCCAAGGCCTCGGCCGCCTGCTCCCAATTGGCGCCGTCAAAAAGCCGATGCTCAGGGCTAAGGAGCTCTGGGTTATCTAGACAGCCATAATGCACGCTCCAGCAATCAGGATGGGAACGCGGCTGATAGAAGCTCTTGATGCCGCACACACGACAAAACAGATGCTCCGCAGCACCAGTGCCGAAACGATAGCTGGTCAGGGCATCCGCACCCGATAACAGCGTGAAGTCCGCGTGAGGTACGATCAGATGCAGATAACCGGTGCGGCGGCAAATCGAGCAATTACAGTCGAGTAGGACGGGTTCCCGCTCCACATTTGCAGAGAAGCGCACGGCACCACAGTGACAGCCACCTTCGACGGTTACAGTCTCTGATGTACCCGGCTGACTCATTCTACGGTTACAGATTTTGCAAGATTACGCGGTTGGTCCACATCGGTCCCCTTGGTCACCGCGACATGATAGGCCAGCAATTGCACCGGCACCGCATAGACCATCGGGGCAATCAGCGGATGCACCGCGGGAACCTCAATCGTCGCCATCACGCCGTGCGAGGCCGCGTCCAGTCCTTTGCGATCAGAGATCAAGACAATCTTGCCGCCGCGTGCCTGTACTTCCTGCATGTTGGAGACGGTCTTTTCAAATAACGGCCCTGATGGCGCGAG
The sequence above is drawn from the Parasphingorhabdus sp. SCSIO 66989 genome and encodes:
- a CDS encoding M16 family metallopeptidase, whose protein sequence is MRVRQYLLALCLILLPLAAQAEPAQQNAAQYEEAVRSAWGFDKSDLEPDPAVRFGVLENGMRYAIRHNEYPEDTASIQLVFDVGSLAETDDERGAAHFVEHMAFNGSTNVPEGEMVKILERFGLAFGADTNAYTSFDRTAYTLELPNTSEELIDTALFLLRETASEISFTPGAVDRERGVVLAEMRTRDSYGLRSFIDEAAFLLPDTKIARRLPTGTQKVVGGITAEELKQFYQRYYTPARAMLVIVGNVDIDALTTKVENSFGDWRPQKGEAAIVDYGSVALDRPGASGAFIDPAIGEAAAIVAFGSNREIPDTLQTRREALLRSIGYRIITRRIGRAIRSGDAPFLSASFDSTEVFDRAYKTQLTVSARDGQLPEAVAAAEKIIRQALQYGFTQQETEEQVANYRNAIRNAVKGAETRRNETLAEQIVDATYYKRLVTSPEARQARFERVAQDITPELVLEALKSDLIDLADPLIHITAKSGGNAYAEDVRSAYLASRQLAVAPPEQGANQQFAYTYFGREGEIVSDSIIEDLGIRTVRFSNNVRLNIKPTQYEKDRVRISLRIDGGELVNTIDNPHGTALLRVFSNGGLEAHSLDDLLTILAGKSVSFNFDAGADYFGSYVTTTTENTLLQFQILAAYLTAPGYRDSAVERYRKGFDNYYARIEATPDAALGTHIGEIISDGDPRFTLAPQDELEALDFNDLRQIVSEPFTRAPLEIGVVGDIDPDVIIADVAKTFGALPARESNSREYADQRQRSFTANRSTRYIAHDGEPHQAILRYYWPTADDSDFASTIRSSLLAKVLQLRLTDILREELGSSYSPSASSFMSSVYDDFGYLTFGSAVDFNDRAKVRETMRDIVAEIIASPATEDELLRARKPILERLKQRETSNSSWIAIVDEAQTDKEALQRYRILPEVIAQVTVDDLQQEARKWLSQEPLVVEVIHRQEYARIIGTSPAATDAD
- the purS gene encoding phosphoribosylformylglycinamidine synthase subunit PurS, producing the protein MKIRVHVTLKPGVLDPQGRATHHTLENMGFDGIEDVRCGRMIDLEVAPTVTDEQICDMCRKLLANTVIENFEIVRLDAETEAA
- the purQ gene encoding phosphoribosylformylglycinamidine synthase subunit PurQ, whose translation is MKTAVIRFPGSNCDRDIQVALRQLTGHEPTIIWHSETTISDDIDFIAIPGGFSYGDYLRSGALAGRSAIMKDIVRAAERGVPIIGICNGFQILTETRLLPGALIRNSGLDFVCRNVLLTANPSASPMLAALSAQTSYSIPVAHHDGNYFADDETLDMLEGEGKIAFRYQDNPNGSMRNIAGVVNARGNVLGMMPHPERAVDPACGGTHGATLLNSMLNAVMATA
- a CDS encoding putative bifunctional diguanylate cyclase/phosphodiesterase; the encoded protein is MTETLLTPEDGKPLPLLGILGLSKPEGFDWDKIRAIQFERFSHIGFMRVIANVLGIILVAQIHYLAVPMALLASWVVGSLLAIIGNALVTRARQRKGGRNNFEISSGAAKGIAAGGVISGLSWSVPILLFSQYGTVDQHSATWTIIAALMVGSSMILSTMPLGAVLFAMIVGVASTFSFILTNQFVMASAAICLMFILIAACLETARDYLSYRLSVHGLNEKSEVVSLLLREFEESGADWLWQIDPSRRVSHVSPRFAYALGRTVDEVEGHSLLELIAGTSWETGKFHSSLHDLAEKLKRRESFSNLMVRVHIGEKIRWWELSASPKLDDNGVFLGFRGVGSDVTEQRESAEKIAHMARYDTLTGLPNRLHITEATDKAMRDSEKWRQRSAFLMIDLDRFKTVNDTLGHLVGDRLLAQVSQRLNALMTKNEMCGRLGGDEFAVLIKEVPDTSYIQNLSQKIIEALSGPYEVDQHTVFVGASIGSAIAPRDGRTVEMLVRNADLALYRSKDEGGNKHHGYEPKLHMHAEERRIMEIALRKALANDEFTLNFQPIVRAEREEICGFEVLLRWHNPELGHVSPAKFIPLAEDARLIVPIGRWVLENACKEAMNWPVDTKLSVNVSAGQLSDPNFMTILIEALSSSGLPPQRLDIEVTESIFLHEGTMAIDVLDKILSLGVGLSLDDFGTGYSSLGYLRKTRFTNIKIDRSFVQGAARDVPESLAIVRAVVALADSLGMSTTAEGVEDEAEARRLTDLGCKKIQGYYYGRPMPADEASQLFTLQQRKSA
- a CDS encoding GFA family protein; the protein is MSQPGTSETVTVEGGCHCGAVRFSANVEREPVLLDCNCSICRRTGYLHLIVPHADFTLLSGADALTSYRFGTGAAEHLFCRVCGIKSFYQPRSHPDCWSVHYGCLDNPELLSPEHRLFDGANWEQAAEALD